A window from Mycobacterium botniense encodes these proteins:
- the dusB gene encoding tRNA dihydrouridine synthase DusB, with amino-acid sequence MRIGSLTLASPVVLAPMAGVTNVAFRTLCRELERSQVGTVSGLYVCEMVTARALVERHPVTMHMTTFAPDESPRSLQLYTVDPATTYTAAKMIADEDLADHIDMNFGCPVPKVTRHGGGAALPFKRRLFGQIVAAAVRATESAGIPVTVKFRIGIDDDHHTHLDAGRIAESEGAAAVALHARTAAQRYSGSADWEQIARLKEHVKTIPVLGNGDIFDASDALTMMATTGCDGVVIGRGCLGRPWLFAELSAAFTGRPAPTPPTLGEVADIIRRHAKLLTAHFGEDKGMRDLRKHIAWYLHGFPAGSELRRALALVTTLDDLDILLGRLDPDVPFPPAATGPRGRQGSPSRVVLPDGWLSDRDDCTVPTKADMMHSGG; translated from the coding sequence TTGCGGATCGGCTCCCTCACGCTCGCCAGCCCGGTCGTGCTGGCCCCGATGGCGGGCGTGACAAATGTTGCATTCCGAACCCTGTGCCGCGAGCTGGAACGATCCCAGGTCGGCACAGTCAGCGGACTTTACGTCTGCGAAATGGTGACCGCGCGCGCTCTCGTCGAACGGCACCCGGTCACCATGCATATGACGACGTTTGCCCCTGACGAGTCACCCCGATCGCTGCAGCTCTACACGGTCGACCCGGCCACCACGTATACGGCCGCAAAGATGATCGCCGATGAGGACCTGGCCGATCACATCGACATGAACTTCGGCTGTCCGGTGCCCAAGGTCACTCGGCACGGCGGCGGGGCGGCGTTGCCGTTCAAGCGGCGGCTGTTTGGGCAGATCGTCGCCGCTGCGGTACGCGCGACCGAGAGCGCCGGCATTCCCGTGACCGTCAAGTTCCGCATCGGTATCGACGACGACCACCACACCCACCTTGACGCTGGCCGTATCGCCGAATCGGAAGGTGCGGCCGCAGTCGCGCTGCACGCCCGGACCGCGGCGCAACGCTATTCCGGCAGCGCCGACTGGGAGCAGATCGCCCGGCTCAAAGAGCACGTAAAGACTATTCCGGTGCTGGGCAACGGGGACATTTTCGATGCCAGCGACGCGCTGACCATGATGGCCACCACCGGCTGCGACGGTGTCGTCATCGGGCGTGGCTGTCTGGGGCGGCCATGGCTGTTCGCCGAGCTGTCGGCGGCGTTCACCGGCCGTCCGGCGCCTACTCCACCCACGCTGGGTGAGGTTGCCGACATCATCCGTCGACACGCTAAGCTGCTGACCGCACATTTCGGCGAGGACAAGGGGATGCGCGACCTCCGCAAGCACATCGCGTGGTACCTGCACGGCTTTCCCGCCGGATCAGAGCTGCGGCGCGCATTAGCGCTGGTGACAACACTCGACGACCTCGATATCCTGCTGGGTCGGTTAGACCCTGACGTTCCGTTCCCGCCTGCGGCAACCGGTCCGCGGGGCCGGCAGGGCTCACCTTCCCGAGTGGTGCTCCCCGACGGCTGGTTATCCGATCGCGACGACTGCACAGTGCCGACTAAGGCCGACATGATGCACTCCGGTGGCTGA
- a CDS encoding acyl-ACP desaturase, whose amino-acid sequence MPSELTDLELLHELEPVVEKNLNRHLSMHKNWNPHDYIPWSDGKNYYALGGQDWSPEQSKLSDVAQVAMVQNLVTEDNLPSYHREIAMNFGMDGAWGQWVNRWTAEENRHGISLRDYLVVTRAVDPVELEKLRIEVVNRGFSPGQNHQGHYFADRLTDSIIYVTFQELATRVSHRNTGKACNEPVADQLMARISADENLHMIFYRDVSEAAFDIAPNVAMWSLHRVLRHFKMPGFLVPEFRRKAVIIAVGGVYDVRIHLEDVVKPVLKKWRIFERDDFTGEAAWMQEDLGALMDELEKECEKFELSKQRYLERKARQEEKITAERVLNTKGALRMSRR is encoded by the coding sequence ATGCCGTCAGAGCTGACCGACCTGGAGCTGTTGCACGAACTTGAGCCGGTCGTCGAGAAGAACCTGAACCGGCATCTGAGCATGCACAAAAACTGGAATCCGCACGACTACATCCCCTGGTCGGACGGTAAGAACTACTACGCGCTGGGCGGCCAGGATTGGTCGCCTGAGCAGTCCAAGCTTTCCGATGTCGCCCAAGTCGCGATGGTGCAGAACTTGGTCACCGAGGACAATCTGCCCTCCTACCACCGCGAGATCGCGATGAACTTTGGCATGGACGGCGCCTGGGGGCAATGGGTGAACCGCTGGACCGCCGAGGAAAACCGGCACGGGATCTCACTGCGTGACTACCTGGTGGTAACCCGTGCGGTCGATCCGGTGGAGTTAGAAAAGCTGCGCATCGAGGTGGTGAACCGTGGCTTCAGCCCAGGCCAAAACCACCAGGGCCACTATTTCGCCGACCGCCTCACCGATTCCATCATCTATGTCACCTTCCAGGAGTTGGCCACCCGCGTTTCACATCGCAACACCGGTAAGGCGTGTAACGAGCCGGTTGCCGACCAGCTGATGGCCAGGATCTCAGCCGACGAGAACCTGCATATGATCTTTTACCGCGACGTCAGTGAGGCTGCCTTCGACATTGCGCCCAATGTGGCGATGTGGTCGTTGCACCGGGTGCTGCGCCACTTCAAGATGCCGGGGTTCCTGGTGCCCGAGTTCCGCCGCAAGGCGGTGATCATTGCCGTCGGCGGCGTCTACGACGTGCGCATTCACCTCGAGGATGTGGTCAAGCCGGTGCTGAAGAAATGGCGCATCTTCGAACGTGACGATTTCACCGGGGAAGCCGCCTGGATGCAGGAAGACCTCGGCGCCCTGATGGACGAACTCGAGAAGGAGTGTGAGAAGTTCGAGCTGTCCAAGCAGCGCTATCTTGAACGCAAAGCCCGCCAGGAGGAGAAGATCACCGCAGAGCGGGTGCTTAACACCAAGGGGGCGCTGCGGATGAGCCGACGGTAG
- a CDS encoding TetR/AcrR family transcriptional regulator — MPSGQRRGRWSGVPLEDRQALRRDKLITAGVQLLGGKGGPAVTVRAVCRHAGLTERYFYESFADRDEFVRAVYDDVCARAMATLMSAATPREAVEQFVELMVDDPVRGRVLLLAPEVEPVLTRSGAEWMPNFIALLQRKLTRISDPVRQNLVATSLIGGLTALFTAYLDGRLAATRSQFIDYCIDMLTSRVAAP, encoded by the coding sequence GTGCCTTCCGGTCAACGACGCGGCCGCTGGTCTGGTGTGCCGCTGGAGGACCGCCAAGCTTTGCGCCGGGACAAACTCATCACCGCCGGCGTGCAGTTGCTCGGCGGTAAGGGCGGGCCAGCAGTGACTGTCCGCGCGGTCTGCCGCCACGCTGGCCTGACTGAGCGCTACTTCTACGAAAGCTTCGCTGACCGTGATGAATTCGTTCGCGCGGTTTATGACGACGTGTGCGCCCGCGCCATGGCGACGCTGATGTCAGCGGCCACCCCGCGGGAAGCCGTCGAGCAATTCGTCGAACTGATGGTCGACGATCCAGTGCGCGGGCGGGTGCTGCTGCTGGCGCCCGAGGTGGAACCCGTGCTAACCCGGTCCGGCGCGGAGTGGATGCCAAACTTCATTGCGTTATTGCAGCGCAAACTCACCCGGATCAGCGACCCGGTACGGCAAAACTTGGTCGCCACCAGCTTGATCGGCGGCCTGACCGCACTGTTCACTGCGTATCTGGACGGCCGGTTAGCCGCGACGCGCAGCCAATTCATCGACTACTGCATCGACATGCTTACCAGCAGGGTCGCGGCTCCCTAA
- a CDS encoding oxygenase MpaB family protein: protein MTQDTSTAGELTSESAEEVATGCPVSPWGYAAPPRPLGPDSLTWRYFGDWRGMLQALWAGSMQNMHPQLGAAVEEHSTFFRERWARLLRSLYPIGGVVFDGHRAPITGAEVRDYHIDIKGVDARGRRYHALNPDVFYWAHATFFVGTLIVAERFCGGITESDKRQLFAEHVIWYRMYGMSMRPVPQTWEQFQVYWDHMCRNVLENNRAARAVLDLTELPKPPFAQWLPDWLWAVQRKLLAPFLVWLTVGLYDPPVRELMGYTWSRRDEWLHRRFGDVVRLLFACLPRRMRMHPRARAGWDRATGRVPADAPLVHTPARNLPPLNERKNRKHYCPEVD, encoded by the coding sequence GTGACCCAAGATACGTCTACGGCAGGCGAGCTGACCAGCGAAAGCGCTGAGGAGGTCGCCACCGGCTGCCCGGTGTCGCCATGGGGGTACGCGGCGCCGCCGCGCCCGCTGGGCCCGGATTCGCTGACGTGGCGCTATTTCGGGGATTGGCGCGGCATGCTGCAGGCACTCTGGGCGGGCTCCATGCAGAATATGCACCCCCAACTGGGTGCGGCCGTCGAAGAGCACTCGACGTTCTTCCGGGAGCGCTGGGCGCGGCTGCTGCGATCGCTCTACCCGATCGGCGGAGTGGTTTTCGACGGCCACCGTGCCCCGATAACCGGTGCCGAGGTCCGCGACTACCACATCGACATCAAAGGCGTTGACGCTCGCGGCCGTCGCTACCACGCGCTTAACCCCGATGTGTTCTACTGGGCCCACGCCACCTTCTTTGTCGGCACTTTGATTGTGGCCGAGCGATTCTGCGGTGGAATCACCGAATCCGACAAACGCCAGCTGTTCGCCGAGCACGTCATATGGTACCGAATGTACGGCATGAGCATGCGGCCGGTGCCGCAGACCTGGGAGCAGTTCCAGGTCTACTGGGATCATATGTGCCGCAACGTGCTCGAGAACAACCGGGCCGCACGCGCCGTGCTCGACCTGACTGAGCTGCCGAAACCGCCATTCGCCCAATGGCTTCCGGATTGGCTGTGGGCTGTGCAGCGTAAACTGCTGGCGCCGTTCCTTGTTTGGCTCACCGTCGGGCTCTACGATCCGCCGGTGCGTGAGCTGATGGGTTACACGTGGTCGCGCCGCGACGAATGGCTGCACCGCCGATTCGGGGATGTGGTTCGGCTGCTATTCGCGTGCCTGCCGAGGCGGATGCGGATGCACCCGCGGGCCCGTGCCGGCTGGGACCGCGCCACCGGACGCGTCCCGGCTGATGCACCGTTGGTGCACACCCCGGCGCGCAACCTGCCACCGCTCAACGAGCGCAAAAACCGCAAGCACTACTGCCCCGAGGTGGATTGA
- a CDS encoding zinc transporter Slc39a7, translating to MTEQHTHDAPHSHEHQHGDLAHTHAHTSHEHEHLEHEHSHTHDDGTEHSHPHVHESGLEEVHSHAHC from the coding sequence ATGACTGAACAACACACACACGACGCACCGCATTCGCATGAACATCAGCACGGAGACCTTGCTCATACCCACGCGCACACCAGCCATGAGCACGAGCACCTCGAACATGAGCACTCACACACCCACGATGACGGCACCGAGCACAGCCACCCGCATGTGCATGAGTCCGGCCTCGAGGAAGTCCACAGTCACGCTCACTGCTGA
- a CDS encoding ArsR/SmtB family transcription factor, translating into MHAGTENSRLPDDQVSLVVEVFRMLADATRVQVLWSLTIREMSVSELAEHVGKPAPSVSQHLAKLRMARLVRTRREGTTIFYSLENDHVRQLVIDAVCNAEHAGPGVPRHHRADSALQPVSGPQSFRDTIVGAG; encoded by the coding sequence ATGCATGCAGGTACTGAAAATAGCCGGTTACCGGATGACCAGGTCAGCCTGGTTGTCGAGGTCTTCCGGATGTTGGCCGACGCTACCCGGGTGCAGGTGCTGTGGTCGCTGACCATCCGGGAGATGTCGGTGAGCGAGCTTGCCGAACATGTGGGCAAGCCGGCGCCATCGGTCTCGCAGCATCTGGCGAAGCTGCGCATGGCGCGTCTGGTGCGCACCCGCAGGGAAGGAACCACGATTTTCTATAGCCTGGAAAACGACCACGTGCGCCAGCTCGTCATCGATGCGGTCTGCAATGCCGAGCACGCCGGTCCCGGAGTTCCGCGCCACCATCGCGCCGACAGCGCCCTGCAACCAGTGTCGGGGCCCCAGTCATTTCGGGACACCATCGTTGGCGCTGGGTGA
- a CDS encoding SAM-dependent methyltransferase, which translates to MVRTDSDSWDLATSVGATATMVAAQRALATERGLIEDPFAAPLVRAVGIDVYTRLVNGEIPADENSEFDPDRMARGMTVRTRFYDKYFADATESGIRQAVILAAGLDARAYRLNWPAGTVVYEVDMPEVIEFKTATLHELGAQPTAERRTVGVDLRDDWPAALRAAGFDTQAPAAWTAEGLVVYLPSDAQDALFDHVTELSAAGSRLACEFVPDTAIFAEGPWREHHQRMAELGFDIDFNELVYHGERSHIIEHLARLGWGVSHRTVAEMHAANGFVYPDDEVAAAFANVTYLDAVLAR; encoded by the coding sequence ATGGTACGCACCGACAGCGACAGCTGGGACTTGGCGACCAGCGTGGGGGCCACGGCGACGATGGTTGCCGCGCAGCGGGCGCTGGCCACCGAGCGGGGCTTGATTGAGGACCCCTTCGCCGCACCGCTGGTGCGCGCGGTCGGCATCGATGTCTATACCCGGCTGGTCAACGGTGAAATTCCGGCCGACGAGAACTCCGAGTTCGACCCGGACCGGATGGCCCGGGGAATGACCGTGCGCACCCGCTTCTACGACAAATACTTCGCTGACGCGACTGAAAGCGGTATCCGGCAGGCGGTCATCCTCGCGGCCGGCCTGGACGCGCGCGCCTACCGCCTGAACTGGCCCGCGGGCACCGTCGTCTACGAGGTCGACATGCCCGAGGTGATCGAGTTCAAGACGGCGACGCTCCATGAACTCGGTGCGCAACCCACGGCGGAGCGGCGAACGGTCGGCGTCGATTTACGCGATGACTGGCCGGCTGCGCTGCGAGCTGCCGGATTCGATACCCAAGCTCCCGCCGCCTGGACGGCCGAGGGATTGGTCGTCTACCTGCCCTCTGACGCGCAAGACGCGCTGTTCGACCACGTCACGGAGCTGAGCGCCGCCGGTAGCCGGCTGGCGTGTGAATTCGTTCCGGACACCGCCATTTTCGCCGAGGGGCCGTGGCGCGAGCACCACCAGCGGATGGCGGAGCTCGGCTTCGACATCGACTTCAACGAACTCGTCTACCACGGTGAACGTAGCCATATCATCGAGCACTTGGCCCGGCTGGGCTGGGGGGTGTCACATCGCACCGTTGCGGAGATGCACGCGGCCAACGGCTTTGTATACCCCGACGACGAGGTGGCCGCCGCCTTCGCCAACGTGACCTATCTCGACGCGGTGCTCGCACGCTGA
- a CDS encoding F420-dependent hydroxymycolic acid dehydrogenase, whose protein sequence is MRGMSRRSFGWLAAGLSLTGLASACSRPAPKPSISAAPPPSGPAVGFVLSHEQFPTAQLLDQARQAEQAGFRYLWASDHIQPWQDNEGHSMFPWITLALVGQQTNHVLFGTGVTCPSYRYHPTTVAHAFASLAVLYPGRVFLGLGTGERLNEQAATTEFGPYRERHDRLIEAIELIRQLWSGQRVSFHGEHFQTNQLKLYDLPPSPPPIFVAAGGPKSAHLAGRYGDGWIAEAGSMKNQKLVAAFNQGARDAGRDPARLGKRAEVFAVVGDHTEITRAAELWRFTGGAIDQPNPVDIQRAAQANPLEKVISGWTTGTDPATHIAAVQSVLDVGATPFMHFVQQNPAVAIEFYRAKVLPHLH, encoded by the coding sequence ATGCGAGGTATGTCACGACGCTCTTTCGGATGGCTGGCAGCGGGCTTGAGCCTCACCGGGCTGGCATCTGCCTGCAGCCGACCTGCTCCCAAACCGTCCATTTCCGCCGCTCCGCCGCCGTCAGGCCCTGCGGTGGGCTTCGTACTATCCCATGAGCAGTTCCCCACGGCACAGCTGCTCGACCAGGCCCGACAGGCCGAACAAGCGGGCTTCCGCTACCTGTGGGCCAGCGACCACATCCAGCCCTGGCAGGACAATGAGGGACATTCGATGTTCCCGTGGATCACCTTGGCGCTGGTGGGCCAGCAGACCAACCATGTGCTATTTGGCACCGGCGTCACATGCCCCAGCTATCGTTATCACCCGACGACAGTGGCTCACGCTTTCGCATCGCTCGCGGTTCTCTACCCCGGACGGGTTTTTCTCGGCCTGGGAACCGGCGAACGGCTCAACGAACAGGCCGCCACCACTGAGTTCGGACCCTACCGAGAGCGCCACGACCGCTTGATCGAGGCCATCGAGCTCATCCGTCAATTGTGGAGTGGCCAACGGGTCTCCTTTCACGGCGAGCATTTTCAGACAAACCAGCTCAAGCTCTACGACCTGCCACCATCACCGCCGCCGATCTTCGTGGCCGCAGGCGGGCCGAAAAGCGCACACCTGGCCGGTCGGTACGGCGACGGGTGGATTGCGGAAGCGGGCAGCATGAAAAACCAGAAGCTGGTGGCCGCGTTCAACCAGGGCGCCCGGGACGCCGGCCGTGATCCGGCCAGGCTGGGCAAGCGAGCCGAGGTGTTCGCCGTCGTCGGCGATCACACCGAGATCACGCGGGCCGCCGAACTGTGGCGGTTCACCGGCGGCGCCATCGACCAACCCAACCCTGTCGACATCCAGCGCGCGGCACAGGCCAACCCGCTGGAGAAGGTGATCTCCGGCTGGACGACAGGGACCGATCCCGCCACCCACATCGCCGCAGTCCAGTCCGTGCTGGATGTCGGCGCGACACCGTTCATGCATTTTGTCCAGCAGAACCCGGCTGTCGCGATTGAGTTCTACCGCGCAAAGGTGCTGCCACACCTGCACTGA
- a CDS encoding tyrosine-type recombinase/integrase, giving the protein MSISEPLLEEWQLWQYAARKADSTILERVRVIALFALETGCSPVTAKAGDIIRWLGSHTEWSQSTAATYHSYLRSWFTWLTIMDHRADNPMVKLGAPRYPDRVPRPVSDDDLVRLLLTPMHHRTRVMILLAALAGLRVHEIAKLRGEDIDLSKPALHVEGKGKRTAWIPLHPLLVEAALTMPAKGFWFPANSRRPGNHVHSKSVSDIIGNAMRRAGARGTPHSLRHWYGTTLLDDGADLRTVQELLRHRSLATTQIYTKVNDERRSEAVVRLNPFRGAA; this is encoded by the coding sequence GTGTCAATAAGTGAACCACTGCTCGAAGAGTGGCAGCTGTGGCAATACGCAGCCCGCAAAGCCGACAGCACCATCCTCGAACGCGTCCGCGTGATCGCCCTCTTCGCACTCGAAACCGGTTGCTCCCCAGTCACAGCCAAAGCCGGCGACATCATCCGGTGGCTAGGCTCTCACACCGAGTGGTCGCAATCAACCGCCGCGACCTACCACAGCTATCTTCGGTCATGGTTCACGTGGCTGACCATCATGGACCATCGCGCCGACAACCCGATGGTGAAACTCGGCGCGCCCCGCTACCCCGACCGGGTGCCGCGGCCGGTCTCCGACGATGACCTGGTGCGGCTACTGCTCACGCCGATGCACCACCGCACCCGCGTAATGATCCTGTTGGCGGCCCTGGCTGGGCTTCGGGTACACGAGATCGCGAAGCTCCGCGGCGAAGACATCGACCTGTCCAAGCCAGCTTTGCACGTCGAGGGGAAGGGCAAACGGACCGCCTGGATACCGCTGCATCCGTTGCTGGTCGAGGCGGCATTGACCATGCCCGCCAAGGGATTCTGGTTCCCAGCTAACTCTCGCCGCCCGGGTAACCACGTGCATTCAAAATCGGTGAGCGACATCATCGGCAACGCGATGCGCCGTGCGGGTGCGCGGGGCACGCCGCATAGCCTGCGGCACTGGTACGGCACAACGCTTCTCGATGACGGCGCTGACCTTCGGACCGTGCAGGAGCTGCTGCGTCACCGCTCGCTGGCGACCACCCAGATCTACACGAAGGTGAACGACGAACGCAGGAGCGAGGCTGTCGTGCGGCTCAATCCATTCCGCGGCGCCGCCTGA
- a CDS encoding GH25 family lysozyme, translated as MKPNGAPDLVGETRYQAGATATAVVVDGRLQWEVRRHGDDHVRYTDRLAHISHWSTERELSALRRSPVADFPRLGGPAGGTLFYPDCSNNNWNSEQDAVDFVNQLIPQGFSGMCHKVSEGDYYEDPFWPVVLQACRDANLPVLGYHYVTTNNLGAQAQTYLAAGGLPNAMFDWEANGGDLANYYAVASAFNAAGITVGVGYCPRWYFDEVGGGDLSQAGAIVSSAYPGGTGYASQIYEAAGGDEGSGWAPYGGVTPTCWQFTDQALVAGITVDCNAFKGTEDQLAQLFTGGTVTQPESTEQQEIDAIAGQLGAWPQLAGKPDALAVLAQKIADGDDLTLVDAVAAHIFGLLPVQTPAKLGAVSPNAGAIAQTVMCALAGIDAQTGAPLSYRQVDQLHEYEGPGVYFPPEAPGQTTSSVLDVETTSGKVGLRLYKGLDWFDMIVALYQQAGEPTPKAAS; from the coding sequence GTGAAACCAAACGGCGCACCCGATCTCGTCGGAGAAACCCGCTACCAGGCCGGCGCTACCGCCACCGCTGTCGTCGTCGACGGGCGACTGCAGTGGGAGGTGCGCCGCCACGGCGACGACCACGTCCGCTACACCGACCGCCTCGCACACATCAGCCACTGGTCAACCGAACGTGAACTGTCCGCGCTGCGGCGCTCGCCGGTCGCCGACTTCCCGCGCCTCGGCGGGCCGGCCGGCGGCACGTTGTTCTACCCGGACTGCTCCAACAACAACTGGAACTCCGAGCAGGACGCGGTCGACTTCGTCAACCAGCTGATCCCGCAGGGCTTTTCGGGCATGTGCCACAAGGTTTCCGAGGGCGACTACTACGAGGATCCGTTCTGGCCGGTCGTCCTTCAGGCCTGCCGGGACGCCAACCTTCCGGTGCTGGGCTACCACTACGTCACCACCAACAACCTTGGCGCCCAGGCGCAGACCTACCTGGCGGCCGGCGGCCTGCCCAACGCGATGTTCGACTGGGAGGCCAACGGCGGCGACCTCGCCAACTACTACGCCGTCGCCTCGGCGTTCAACGCCGCCGGCATCACCGTCGGGGTCGGCTACTGTCCGCGCTGGTATTTCGACGAGGTCGGAGGCGGCGACCTGTCCCAGGCCGGCGCGATCGTCTCCTCGGCCTACCCGGGCGGCACTGGTTACGCCTCACAGATTTACGAAGCCGCGGGCGGTGACGAAGGCTCCGGCTGGGCGCCCTACGGGGGCGTCACACCCACCTGCTGGCAGTTCACCGACCAAGCCCTGGTCGCCGGGATCACCGTCGACTGCAACGCCTTCAAAGGCACCGAAGACCAGCTCGCACAACTGTTTACAGGAGGAACCGTGACACAGCCAGAATCCACCGAGCAGCAAGAAATCGACGCGATCGCTGGGCAGCTCGGCGCGTGGCCGCAGCTGGCCGGCAAGCCCGACGCGCTGGCGGTGCTGGCGCAGAAGATCGCCGACGGCGACGATCTGACCCTGGTCGATGCGGTCGCCGCGCACATCTTCGGTTTGCTGCCGGTGCAGACCCCGGCGAAGCTCGGCGCCGTGAGCCCGAATGCGGGTGCGATCGCGCAGACCGTCATGTGCGCGCTGGCCGGCATCGACGCCCAAACCGGGGCGCCGCTGTCCTACCGTCAGGTCGACCAGCTCCACGAGTACGAAGGCCCGGGCGTCTACTTCCCGCCCGAGGCGCCCGGCCAGACCACCTCGTCGGTGCTCGACGTCGAGACGACCAGCGGCAAAGTCGGGCTGCGCCTGTACAAGGGGCTGGACTGGTTCGACATGATCGTCGCGCTGTACCAGCAGGCCGGCGAGCCCACCCCGAAGGCCGCGTCGTGA
- a CDS encoding PPE family protein: MDFWLLPPEINSARMYAGAGSGPFLTAAHAWDAISAQLAESAAGFRSTVLGLAASWRGPSADAMTASALAYAAWLTTTAAQAEHTANAARAAAAAYESARAATVPPALVAANRAQLRVLVATNLLGQNTAAIAALEAVYTEYWAQDIAAMAEYQVASAASTRGLQPFDSAPRVTDSLDVPDAQDATGGAGSILSLLNPNDIPLWGLDNGSLLGQYLQSFLSSGPYAFPVAVLSMFNVLWALAPATPVMQALNRLSAGAEATAPAAGPAVAVSSVRAAFGNATRVGPLSAPQQWWTQPPNNTVPAAPAAARPLPATETPTPLPLPTPIPARGGTPPKQPRPEPEYGGLVRFVTRPPAGG, encoded by the coding sequence GTGGACTTTTGGCTGCTGCCGCCAGAGATCAACTCAGCCCGCATGTATGCCGGTGCGGGCTCTGGCCCATTCCTAACCGCAGCACACGCCTGGGATGCGATCTCTGCGCAGTTAGCCGAAAGCGCCGCCGGTTTCCGTTCAACGGTGCTTGGGCTCGCCGCATCCTGGCGCGGGCCGTCCGCCGACGCGATGACCGCAAGCGCGCTGGCCTACGCGGCGTGGCTGACCACGACCGCCGCGCAAGCTGAGCACACCGCCAACGCCGCGCGCGCCGCGGCCGCAGCGTACGAGTCAGCCCGCGCCGCCACCGTGCCGCCCGCGCTGGTCGCCGCCAACCGGGCCCAACTACGCGTGCTGGTCGCGACCAACCTGCTCGGCCAGAACACGGCGGCCATCGCCGCGCTCGAAGCCGTCTACACCGAATACTGGGCCCAGGACATCGCGGCCATGGCCGAATACCAGGTGGCGTCAGCGGCGAGCACCCGCGGGCTGCAGCCGTTCGACTCAGCGCCCCGGGTAACGGACTCGCTGGACGTTCCGGACGCGCAGGACGCGACCGGGGGCGCCGGGTCGATCTTGTCGCTGCTGAACCCGAACGACATCCCGCTCTGGGGCCTCGACAACGGCAGCCTGCTCGGCCAATACCTGCAGTCATTCCTCTCGTCGGGGCCCTACGCCTTTCCGGTCGCCGTGCTGTCGATGTTCAACGTGCTCTGGGCGCTGGCGCCGGCGACTCCGGTCATGCAGGCGCTCAACCGGTTGTCGGCGGGCGCCGAAGCGACCGCGCCGGCCGCGGGGCCTGCGGTCGCGGTCAGCAGCGTCCGGGCAGCGTTCGGCAACGCCACGCGGGTGGGCCCGCTGTCGGCGCCACAGCAGTGGTGGACGCAGCCACCAAACAACACCGTCCCCGCGGCCCCGGCAGCCGCGCGACCGCTACCGGCCACCGAGACCCCGACACCGCTACCGCTGCCCACCCCGATCCCCGCGCGCGGCGGCACACCGCCCAAGCAGCCGCGCCCCGAACCCGAATACGGCGGCCTCGTCCGATTCGTCACCAGACCGCCAGCCGGCGGCTGA